A genomic window from Acidobacteriota bacterium includes:
- a CDS encoding LacI family DNA-binding transcriptional regulator, with protein MPRKKSDIAASKKRGIEHHRSISLKQLAAHVGLSPTTVSFVLNDSPLASTIPQETKDRIFDAARELNYRPNFLARSLRTQRSYTIGVLVPEVSGGYTAGVMNGIEEYLLEKGYFYIVASHRHKPELLDYYPKLFLDRCVEGIIGVDTPIHKPQLLPMVSVSGHEDIKGVTNIVLDHQKAAELAIEYIVRMGHQQLAVIKGQAFSSDTQVRWDTLSNAAKQHNIRINPQLVSSLEGDSPSPEIGYQAAKKLLAAGNPFSAVFAFNDISAIGAISAFREAGFRVPEDISVIGFDDIDSASFHNPPLTTIRQPLRRMGWYAAETLLDRITKGADFHYPEILTVEPKLIIRQSTAAAPANGAMKKIRARGR; from the coding sequence ATGCCGCGCAAAAAAAGCGACATTGCTGCCAGCAAAAAGCGGGGAATTGAACATCATCGCTCAATCAGCCTGAAACAACTGGCTGCTCATGTGGGCTTGTCACCGACAACCGTCTCCTTCGTTTTAAACGATTCGCCGCTTGCGAGCACCATTCCCCAGGAAACCAAAGACCGCATCTTCGATGCCGCCAGAGAATTGAATTATCGTCCCAACTTTTTAGCGCGGTCGCTGAGAACGCAGCGCAGTTATACGATAGGTGTCCTGGTTCCCGAAGTCAGCGGCGGTTACACGGCAGGCGTCATGAATGGCATCGAAGAATACCTTCTTGAAAAAGGCTATTTTTATATTGTTGCAAGCCACCGCCATAAACCCGAACTGCTGGATTATTATCCCAAACTTTTTCTTGACCGTTGTGTCGAAGGCATCATCGGGGTCGATACGCCGATTCACAAACCGCAACTGTTGCCGATGGTTTCGGTATCAGGACACGAAGACATCAAAGGCGTCACCAACATTGTTTTAGACCACCAGAAAGCCGCCGAACTGGCGATTGAATACATCGTCCGTATGGGACATCAACAGCTTGCGGTGATCAAAGGGCAGGCGTTCAGTTCCGATACCCAAGTGCGTTGGGACACCCTCAGCAATGCCGCCAAACAACATAATATTCGTATCAATCCTCAATTGGTTTCATCGCTTGAAGGCGATTCGCCGTCGCCGGAAATCGGTTATCAGGCGGCAAAAAAATTGCTCGCCGCAGGCAACCCGTTTAGCGCGGTTTTCGCCTTCAATGACATTTCGGCAATCGGCGCAATCAGCGCCTTTCGTGAAGCCGGTTTTCGGGTTCCCGAAGACATTTCGGTTATCGGCTTTGATGACATAGACAGCGCTTCGTTTCATAACCCGCCGCTTACCACCATTCGTCAACCGCTCAGACGGATGGGTTGGTATGCCGCCGAAACTCTGCTCGACCGCATCACCAAAGGCGCAGATTTCCACTACCCGGAAATATTAACCGTCGAACCGAAATTGATTATTCGCCAGTCAACCGCCGCCGCTCCGGCGAATGGAGCGATGAAAAAAATCAGAGCCCGAGGTCGTTAA
- a CDS encoding MFS transporter, whose amino-acid sequence MLQTAQNPKSEKNQLNLIVHVGFALTGVVTTMMGAVLPMFTQRWSIDDAQAGYLFAAQNVGGLLTTLFVGEIIKRFGIKAALVAGFGLLATGVAGLNVSQFGFGIAAVFLYGLGLGIALPASNILIAELNRERRAAALNILNFIWCIGAVIGTPALSLLIARLNLWLPLGGLTFVLFGIGVILSQLTGCFETETQKNIQPTSSKTTDDSKIRFALYICAFAFLVVGIENSLSGWIASLVTRLDASQRSFASMYQAVFWVAMLFGRASAPKTLSRISEMQLLLLGVSIATLGMATILASVNFAMILLGIFISGLGLSTIFPTTIAIFSQVLGAQAGQKSNWLFASASFGSSLLPFLVGVVSSRVTNLRVGLSVALIAGVFATILQVQLRRLAQRNSEPH is encoded by the coding sequence ATGCTGCAAACCGCGCAAAACCCCAAAAGCGAAAAAAACCAACTAAACCTGATTGTTCACGTCGGGTTTGCTTTGACAGGTGTGGTGACGACGATGATGGGCGCTGTTCTGCCGATGTTTACACAGCGTTGGTCGATTGATGATGCGCAAGCCGGCTACCTGTTTGCCGCGCAAAATGTCGGCGGCTTGCTGACCACACTTTTTGTCGGAGAAATCATTAAGCGTTTTGGCATCAAAGCGGCTCTGGTAGCCGGTTTCGGGTTACTGGCAACCGGAGTTGCGGGATTGAATGTCAGTCAGTTCGGTTTCGGCATCGCAGCCGTTTTCTTATACGGGCTGGGTTTGGGGATTGCCCTTCCTGCATCGAATATTTTAATTGCCGAACTCAACCGCGAACGCCGGGCGGCGGCGTTGAATATTTTGAATTTCATCTGGTGCATCGGGGCGGTTATCGGTACGCCTGCACTGAGCCTGTTGATCGCGCGACTCAACCTCTGGTTGCCTCTCGGCGGACTGACCTTTGTGCTGTTTGGCATCGGAGTGATACTTTCGCAATTAACAGGTTGCTTTGAAACCGAAACGCAAAAAAATATTCAACCAACTTCATCAAAGACAACCGATGATTCAAAAATTCGCTTTGCGCTCTACATTTGCGCCTTCGCCTTTCTGGTGGTTGGCATAGAAAATTCTTTGAGCGGATGGATTGCCTCTTTGGTTACCCGACTTGATGCCTCGCAACGTTCATTTGCATCAATGTATCAGGCGGTTTTCTGGGTCGCCATGCTTTTCGGCAGAGCCTCTGCGCCAAAAACCCTTTCGCGCATCTCGGAAATGCAATTGCTGCTGCTGGGCGTTAGCATCGCAACACTGGGCATGGCGACGATTCTAGCGTCAGTTAACTTCGCCATGATTTTATTGGGTATATTTATTTCAGGGTTGGGACTCTCAACGATTTTTCCAACCACCATTGCAATTTTTTCGCAGGTTCTCGGCGCACAGGCAGGGCAAAAATCGAACTGGCTGTTTGCCAGCGCCAGTTTCGGAAGTTCTCTGTTGCCCTTTCTGGTCGGCGTCGTTTCTTCACGGGTTACCAATCTGCGCGTCGGTTTAAGTGTTGCGCTGATTGCGGGCGTTTTCGCAACCATCTTACAGGTTCAACTGCGACGACTGGCGCAAAGGAATTCAGAACCTCACTAA
- a CDS encoding M50 family metallopeptidase gives MTNQIETKESFKLVMLASVFTLILWFIPFAEVITYPVRLFVTFIHEAGHALATVLSLGSVHQIELYTDGSGVTETMGGMRLLISSAGYLSTIFFGAGILLLLRKQKYAKPLALITAALLVMVTVLWGGNILAWAVGMILGGALLGLAFKGKPGVAHFVMSFLGVQSILNALYDLRTLLYLSAFTKESTDAANMSIATGGFIPPIFWALGWSLISVVMLALTVMVYYRSINHRAALDPVKIPQLLPDDFNKVFDKKL, from the coding sequence ATGACCAATCAAATCGAAACCAAAGAATCGTTCAAACTGGTGATGCTGGCTTCGGTCTTCACTTTGATTTTATGGTTCATTCCTTTTGCCGAAGTTATCACCTATCCCGTCAGATTATTCGTCACCTTCATTCACGAAGCCGGACATGCGCTCGCCACGGTTCTCTCGCTTGGCAGTGTTCATCAGATAGAGCTTTATACGGATGGCAGCGGCGTAACCGAAACGATGGGCGGCATGCGTTTGTTGATTTCCAGCGCCGGTTATTTGAGCACGATATTTTTTGGCGCAGGAATATTGCTTTTGCTTCGCAAACAAAAGTACGCCAAACCCCTGGCGTTGATAACGGCGGCATTATTGGTCATGGTCACGGTTCTCTGGGGCGGCAATATTTTAGCCTGGGCAGTCGGCATGATTTTAGGCGGCGCTCTGCTTGGTTTGGCATTTAAAGGCAAACCCGGCGTCGCCCATTTCGTGATGAGTTTTCTCGGCGTGCAATCGATTCTGAATGCGCTTTATGATTTGCGTACCTTACTCTATTTGTCAGCCTTTACCAAAGAATCAACCGATGCGGCAAATATGTCTATAGCGACCGGAGGGTTCATTCCACCGATATTCTGGGCGCTCGGTTGGTCATTGATTTCCGTTGTGATGCTGGCGTTGACGGTGATGGTCTATTATCGCAGCATCAACCATCGCGCGGCGCTTGACCCGGTAAAAATACCGCAACTCTTACCGGACGATTTCAACAAAGTGTTCGATAAAAAATTGTAG
- a CDS encoding response regulator gives MIPKKILIVDDEIIIARELEARLTLLGYEVTGIASSGREAIALIEETEPDLVLMDIVIKGDLDGIETAAKIRRRWSIPVIYLTAYTDDTTLQRARITEPFGYIVKPFSERELRANIEMALYKHEAEIKQRNIENWFAASMRGIADGVIATDRETLVTFLNPVAEWVTGWGAREAIGRQAKEVFQMLSANDYEQLIDPISTTLTSGIVTDISGNVFLLNRKAEKIPIDYSAACLRDESRNPTGVVIVFRDLSERQRTEGLLRDTQEQLIQAQKMEAIGRLAGGIAHDFNNLLTAIIGYSQLVMDQLQDNDPIYLKIAEVEKAGKRAAELTGQLLAFSRKQVLQPKVINLNAVIDDIEKMLRRLIGEDIDFSVIPDPQLDSVKADPRQMEQIIMNLAVNARDAMPQGGKLTIETANIHLDETYASDHVTIKPGPYVLLAVSDTGIGMDKETQSRIFEPFYTTKEFGKGTGLGLSTVYGIVKQSGGNIWIYSELNQGTTFKVYLPSINQKLEINDAQQAASTPHGGSETLLLIEDEEAVRTLARQILEMNGYTVIEASNGIEAINLCQIHQDAIEMVITDVVLPGLSGSDLVEQLRAMGYDKKILYMSGYTDRTIVSHGILEPNIAFLEKPFTPASLSKKVRELLDEEAIEE, from the coding sequence ATGATACCTAAAAAAATCTTGATTGTTGATGATGAAATTATTATCGCCAGAGAATTGGAAGCCCGCCTCACGTTGCTCGGTTATGAGGTCACCGGAATTGCCTCATCGGGACGCGAAGCCATTGCGCTTATCGAAGAAACCGAACCCGATCTGGTGCTGATGGATATTGTCATAAAAGGCGATTTGGATGGCATTGAAACCGCCGCGAAAATTCGCCGCCGCTGGTCAATTCCGGTTATCTATTTAACCGCCTATACCGATGACACGACTTTGCAACGCGCCAGAATCACCGAACCTTTTGGCTACATCGTCAAACCCTTTTCCGAACGCGAACTGCGCGCCAATATCGAAATGGCGCTTTATAAACACGAAGCCGAAATTAAACAGCGCAATATTGAAAACTGGTTTGCCGCTTCCATGCGCGGAATTGCCGATGGCGTGATTGCCACTGACAGAGAAACCCTGGTCACCTTCCTCAATCCGGTAGCCGAGTGGGTAACCGGTTGGGGCGCTAGAGAAGCCATCGGCAGACAAGCCAAAGAAGTTTTTCAAATGCTCTCGGCAAATGATTATGAACAACTGATTGACCCGATTAGCACCACCTTGACGAGTGGCATTGTCACCGACATATCGGGGAATGTTTTTCTACTCAACCGCAAAGCCGAAAAAATTCCGATTGATTATTCCGCCGCCTGTCTGCGCGACGAATCCCGCAATCCGACAGGGGTGGTCATCGTCTTTCGCGATTTAAGTGAAAGACAGCGCACCGAAGGTTTGCTGCGCGATACTCAGGAACAATTGATTCAAGCGCAAAAAATGGAGGCGATTGGGAGACTGGCTGGTGGCATCGCTCATGATTTCAACAATCTGCTCACCGCGATCATCGGTTACAGCCAACTGGTGATGGATCAACTCCAGGATAATGACCCGATTTATTTAAAAATTGCCGAAGTTGAAAAAGCCGGGAAACGGGCTGCCGAATTGACCGGGCAACTCCTCGCGTTCAGTCGCAAACAAGTGCTGCAACCCAAAGTCATCAACCTGAATGCGGTCATTGATGATATTGAAAAGATGTTGCGGCGGTTGATTGGTGAAGATATTGATTTTTCAGTTATCCCCGACCCGCAACTCGATTCCGTTAAAGCTGACCCCAGACAAATGGAACAAATCATTATGAATCTGGCAGTCAATGCCCGCGATGCGATGCCGCAAGGTGGCAAATTAACCATTGAAACCGCCAATATCCATTTGGATGAAACCTATGCCAGCGACCATGTGACCATCAAACCCGGTCCCTATGTTCTGCTGGCGGTGAGCGACACCGGCATCGGCATGGATAAAGAAACACAATCCCGTATTTTTGAACCGTTTTATACCACCAAAGAATTTGGCAAAGGCACGGGACTCGGCTTATCCACGGTTTATGGCATTGTCAAACAAAGCGGCGGCAACATCTGGATTTACAGTGAGCTGAATCAGGGCACGACCTTTAAAGTTTATTTGCCAAGCATCAATCAAAAGCTTGAAATAAATGATGCGCAGCAAGCGGCAAGTACCCCGCACGGCGGGTCGGAAACCCTCTTGCTGATTGAAGATGAAGAAGCGGTTCGGACATTGGCGCGTCAAATCCTCGAAATGAATGGCTACACGGTGATCGAAGCCAGCAATGGCATTGAGGCGATTAACCTTTGCCAGATACATCAGGATGCAATTGAGATGGTCATAACCGATGTGGTCTTGCCCGGTCTTAGCGGCAGTGATTTGGTTGAGCAGTTGCGGGCAATGGGATATGACAAAAAAATTCTCTATATGTCAGGTTACACCGACCGGACGATTGTCAGTCATGGCATCCTTGAACCGAATATCGCTTTTCTGGAAAAACCGTTTACGCCCGCGTCACTCAGTAAAAAAGTGAGAGAATTGCTGGATGAAGAAGCCATCGAAGAATAA
- a CDS encoding PAS domain S-box protein: MRLNEDLVDISAPSSINKGASPDHEKIFQQLFEFAPDGIVVVDKNGLINQVNARAEQMFGFSRHELIGQPVECLIPERFSNRHINQRNQYLGAPHVRPMGEALDLYAQRKDGSEFPVDISLSPIESENGRMILAAVRDITEHKFVEAQAREAQEIFSRLFEFAPDAIIVIGKNGCITRANAQTEEMFGFTRNELINQPIEILIPDRFTAKHIGHRSGFLNAPLTRTMGAGLELYGKRKDGTEFPVDVMLSPVQMEFDRVVLAVVRDITERKTAELKVQEAMRREMHLKEVHQKELHHRIKNNLQVISSLLYLQSAYVNDTATLEILRESQTRVKSIALIHEKLYRSDNIEKLDFAGYVRDLLVDIFRTYSGLHEGLAVHTDLETIHLGIDTAIPLGLIINELISNALKHAFPNNQPGEIWVDLHPLGDKQFSLSISDNGVGLPANLDWKKTRSLGLKLVMDLTKQLEGKIEVFNQPKTRFQITFGELQYKERG; this comes from the coding sequence ATGCGTTTGAATGAAGACCTAGTTGACATTTCTGCTCCATCGTCCATTAATAAAGGAGCCAGCCCAGACCACGAAAAAATTTTTCAACAACTTTTTGAATTTGCCCCCGATGGGATTGTCGTTGTTGATAAAAACGGATTGATCAATCAGGTCAATGCTCGGGCTGAACAGATGTTCGGATTCAGTCGCCATGAACTCATCGGACAGCCCGTCGAATGCCTCATCCCCGAACGGTTCAGCAATCGCCATATCAATCAGCGCAATCAATATCTCGGCGCTCCGCATGTTCGTCCAATGGGCGAAGCCCTCGACCTTTATGCGCAGCGTAAAGACGGTTCGGAATTTCCGGTTGACATCTCGCTCAGTCCGATTGAAAGCGAAAACGGCAGAATGATTCTTGCGGCGGTTCGTGATATTACCGAACACAAATTTGTCGAAGCCCAGGCGCGCGAAGCCCAGGAAATTTTTTCCCGCCTGTTTGAATTCGCCCCTGATGCCATCATCGTTATCGGTAAGAATGGCTGCATCACCCGCGCGAATGCCCAAACCGAAGAGATGTTTGGCTTCACCAGAAACGAGTTGATAAACCAGCCGATTGAAATTCTCATTCCCGACCGCTTTACTGCAAAACATATCGGTCATCGCTCAGGCTTTCTCAACGCGCCGCTCACGCGAACGATGGGCGCGGGATTGGAACTTTATGGCAAACGTAAAGACGGCACAGAATTTCCTGTTGATGTCATGCTCAGTCCTGTGCAGATGGAATTCGACCGGGTCGTGCTGGCAGTGGTTCGCGACATCACCGAACGAAAAACGGCTGAACTGAAAGTTCAGGAAGCTATGCGGCGAGAGATGCATCTGAAAGAGGTTCATCAAAAAGAGCTGCATCATCGGATTAAAAATAATTTACAGGTCATTTCATCTCTGCTCTACCTGCAATCGGCTTATGTCAATGATACGGCGACCCTCGAAATTTTGCGCGAGAGTCAAACGCGCGTCAAATCCATTGCCTTGATTCATGAAAAACTCTACCGTTCGGATAATATCGAGAAGCTTGATTTTGCAGGTTATGTTCGCGACCTGCTGGTGGATATTTTTCGCACCTATAGTGGACTGCACGAAGGACTCGCGGTTCATACCGACCTGGAAACCATTCATCTGGGAATCGACACCGCCATTCCGCTTGGACTCATTATTAACGAGTTAATCTCGAATGCCCTCAAACACGCCTTTCCCAATAATCAACCGGGAGAAATCTGGGTTGATTTGCATCCGCTCGGCGATAAGCAATTCAGCCTATCCATTAGTGACAATGGGGTGGGATTGCCTGCCAATCTCGACTGGAAAAAGACCCGCTCTCTGGGACTCAAACTGGTGATGGATTTAACCAAACAACTCGAAGGCAAGATTGAGGTATTCAATCAACCCAAGACTCGATTTCAAATTACCTTCGGTGAGTTGCAGTATAAAGAAAGGGGATAG
- a CDS encoding actin-binding WH2 domain-containing protein, translating into MKALISILQDRDAFVKEIAEGSDLKRKLIDLNLIAAVSFGIYGAIIGSQHSLLQALSSCLKLPILFLLTSAICMPTLFIFSSFFGSKRSVLQTFVLLSTGSAIIGLALVGFAPITLFFIVTTHNYQFFKILNVSFFSVSGLLGVLFFNRMYVQLSEDNVQMIKARRMFLRFWLLLFAFVGTQLAWTLRPFFGAPGLPFEIVREIGGNFYTDIFRSMGHLFGKF; encoded by the coding sequence ATGAAAGCGTTGATTTCCATACTTCAAGATCGTGATGCGTTCGTAAAAGAGATTGCCGAAGGCAGCGACTTAAAAAGAAAATTGATTGACCTCAATCTGATTGCGGCTGTCTCATTTGGAATTTATGGCGCAATCATCGGCAGTCAGCATAGTTTGCTGCAAGCCCTTTCATCCTGTTTAAAACTGCCGATTTTATTTTTGCTGACGAGCGCCATCTGCATGCCGACATTATTTATTTTCAGTTCATTTTTCGGCTCCAAGCGCTCCGTTTTACAGACCTTTGTGTTGCTGTCTACCGGCAGCGCGATTATCGGGCTGGCACTGGTTGGGTTTGCGCCGATTACCCTCTTTTTCATTGTGACAACGCACAATTATCAATTTTTCAAAATTCTCAATGTTTCCTTTTTCTCGGTTTCAGGTCTGCTGGGCGTGCTGTTTTTCAATCGCATGTACGTTCAACTTTCCGAAGACAATGTCCAAATGATCAAGGCGCGGCGCATGTTTCTGCGATTCTGGTTACTGCTGTTTGCTTTTGTTGGCACGCAATTGGCGTGGACATTGCGCCCGTTTTTTGGCGCACCCGGTTTGCCCTTTGAAATTGTCAGAGAAATCGGCGGTAATTTTTATACAGACATCTTTCGCTCGATGGGTCACCTGTTCGGCAAATTTTAA
- the hisE gene encoding phosphoribosyl-ATP diphosphatase, translated as MTDKIIHSIRFDESGLIPAIVQDIATNEILLLGFMDNASLLKTMQSGQAHFVPRGDVTPALPATHRLMDVRVNLDGGSLTIFIEQESPTQEKRKPRSLLKDFNDAQKPKPSDVAVVNVDSMEFGLALHDLYNLIADRKVKRPEGSYTTYLFNSGIDKILKKIAEESGEVIIAAKNRSHREIVSELSDLFYHLLVLMVERDIKLTDVHTELKNRASQAPGKSK; from the coding sequence ATGACGGATAAAATCATTCACAGCATCCGATTTGATGAAAGCGGCTTGATTCCGGCAATCGTCCAGGACATCGCCACCAACGAAATCCTGTTGCTGGGATTTATGGACAATGCCAGCTTGCTGAAAACCATGCAAAGCGGACAAGCCCATTTTGTGCCGCGAGGCGATGTCACGCCTGCTTTGCCCGCCACGCATCGCTTGATGGATGTGCGCGTCAATCTCGATGGCGGGTCGCTGACGATTTTCATTGAACAGGAATCCCCGACTCAGGAAAAACGCAAACCGCGAAGCTTGCTCAAAGATTTCAACGACGCGCAAAAGCCCAAACCTTCGGATGTCGCTGTGGTTAATGTCGATTCGATGGAATTCGGGTTGGCGTTGCATGACCTTTACAACTTGATTGCCGACCGCAAAGTGAAACGTCCCGAAGGCTCATATACCACTTATCTGTTCAACAGCGGCATTGACAAAATTTTGAAAAAGATTGCCGAAGAATCCGGCGAAGTTATCATCGCTGCCAAAAATCGCTCGCATCGCGAAATCGTTTCGGAACTCTCTGACCTGTTTTATCACCTGCTGGTGTTGATGGTCGAACGCGACATCAAATTAACCGATGTGCATACGGAATTGAAAAATCGCGCCTCGCAAGCGCCGGGCAAAAGCAAATAA
- the trpE gene encoding anthranilate synthase component I, whose product MNNLIPSTYEEFLQLAAQGTVIPVSKRVMADLLTPVAAYLKIERYNPFSFLLESVEGGEKVARYSFLGFDPHTIVRARQGRVTIESDNKTQETDQPMLTVLRRLSGQHIPVKLPDMPPFVCGAVGYIGYDAVRWFEKIPDKNPDDLNIDEAVMMFFSRILAFDHVRQQIHIIVNVFTDGETTDLKTLYENAVREIEAMEARLEDPIEPLPRGEKPERLKLRSNMTKEQYEDAVERAKQYIAAGDIFQVVLSQRFDVQLSVHPFEIYRALRVVNPSPYMFFLKMHDQFVLGASPEMLVRATGRRLEYRPIAGTRKRGATETEDLLLGEEMRADEKEVAEHVMLVDLGRNDLGRVADYGSVEVTDLMIIERYSHVMHLVSAIKARLRSGKDRFDALAACFPAGTLSGAPKVRAMEIIDELEPTRRGIYGGAVMYLDYSGNLDSCIAIRTILVKNGKAYIQVGAGIVADSIPESEYVETLNKARAMLQAIEMVEKQ is encoded by the coding sequence ATGAACAATTTAATCCCCTCGACTTATGAAGAGTTTTTACAACTGGCTGCGCAAGGCACAGTGATTCCCGTATCGAAGCGCGTGATGGCGGATTTGCTGACGCCGGTTGCCGCCTATTTGAAAATCGAACGTTACAATCCGTTCTCTTTTTTATTGGAATCGGTCGAAGGCGGCGAAAAGGTTGCGCGTTATTCTTTTCTCGGCTTTGACCCGCATACCATCGTTCGCGCCCGCCAGGGTCGCGTCACCATTGAATCAGACAATAAAACTCAGGAAACCGACCAACCGATGCTCACTGTGCTCAGGCGTCTGTCGGGACAACATATTCCGGTCAAACTCCCAGATATGCCGCCATTTGTTTGCGGCGCGGTTGGTTACATCGGCTATGACGCGGTGCGCTGGTTTGAAAAAATTCCTGACAAAAATCCCGATGATTTAAACATTGATGAAGCGGTGATGATGTTTTTCTCGCGCATTCTCGCTTTTGACCATGTGCGACAGCAAATTCACATCATCGTCAATGTCTTTACCGATGGCGAAACCACAGATTTAAAAACTCTCTATGAAAACGCCGTGCGGGAAATCGAAGCGATGGAAGCGCGACTTGAAGACCCGATTGAACCGTTGCCGCGTGGCGAAAAACCTGAGCGATTGAAACTGCGTTCCAACATGACCAAAGAGCAGTATGAGGATGCCGTCGAGCGCGCCAAGCAATACATTGCCGCTGGAGATATTTTTCAAGTGGTCTTGTCGCAGCGATTCGATGTCCAACTCTCAGTTCATCCGTTTGAAATCTATCGCGCGCTGCGGGTGGTGAATCCGTCGCCTTATATGTTTTTTCTGAAAATGCATGACCAATTCGTGCTCGGCGCATCACCGGAGATGTTGGTTCGCGCCACAGGTCGCCGCCTTGAATATCGTCCGATTGCCGGCACCCGAAAACGCGGCGCAACCGAGACCGAAGATTTACTGCTTGGCGAAGAGATGCGCGCCGATGAAAAAGAGGTCGCAGAGCATGTCATGCTGGTGGATTTGGGGCGCAATGATTTGGGGCGGGTCGCCGATTACGGTTCAGTCGAAGTCACCGATTTGATGATCATCGAACGCTATTCACATGTCATGCATCTGGTTTCGGCAATCAAAGCGAGATTGCGTTCGGGCAAAGACCGCTTTGATGCGCTCGCGGCTTGTTTTCCGGCGGGAACTCTGAGCGGTGCGCCGAAGGTGCGGGCGATGGAAATCATTGATGAATTGGAACCGACGCGCCGAGGCATTTACGGCGGCGCAGTGATGTATCTTGATTATTCGGGAAATCTCGATTCGTGCATTGCGATTCGCACGATTCTCGTCAAAAACGGCAAGGCTTATATTCAAGTCGGCGCGGGCATTGTCGCCGATTCCATTCCTGAAAGCGAATACGTCGAAACCCTCAATAAAGCCCGCGCCATGTTGCAGGCAATTGAAATGGTTGAGAAGCAGTAG